From the genome of Streptomyces sp. NBC_01341, one region includes:
- a CDS encoding iron-containing redox enzyme family protein, with amino-acid sequence MSAPAPSSSARLRVTLRLLDAELLRAMEHMWRAEELLPRYRRYLCTMHAVVRASVPLMERALDRATLLDVCGDPLAGPLAAYLREHIREEEGHDAWLLEDILAAGSLPGDALGPMPSPVVATLAGSQYYWVEHHHPVALLGYIAVLEGYAPAADLTSRIAATTGLPEAALRTVREHAALDTGHLDELYALLDRLPLTRGQEADVTVSALHSLDALTRLFVRLGRSAAAPLPRRAGPSTPTGVTP; translated from the coding sequence GTGAGCGCCCCGGCGCCGAGTTCGTCGGCCCGGCTGCGGGTCACCCTGCGGCTGCTGGACGCGGAACTGCTGCGCGCGATGGAGCACATGTGGCGCGCCGAGGAGCTGCTGCCACGCTACCGGCGCTATCTGTGCACCATGCACGCCGTGGTGCGGGCCTCCGTCCCCCTGATGGAACGCGCCCTGGACCGGGCCACGCTGCTGGACGTCTGCGGAGACCCGCTGGCCGGTCCGCTGGCGGCCTACCTGCGCGAGCACATCCGGGAGGAGGAAGGCCACGACGCCTGGCTGCTGGAGGACATCCTGGCGGCGGGCTCGCTGCCGGGGGACGCGCTCGGGCCGATGCCCTCTCCGGTCGTCGCCACGCTCGCGGGCTCCCAGTACTACTGGGTCGAGCACCACCATCCGGTGGCCCTGCTCGGCTACATCGCGGTGCTGGAGGGTTACGCGCCCGCCGCGGACCTGACGTCCCGGATCGCCGCGACGACCGGCCTGCCGGAGGCCGCACTGCGAACCGTGCGGGAGCACGCGGCGCTGGACACCGGGCACCTGGACGAGTTGTACGCGCTGCTGGACCGGCTGCCGCTGACCCGTGGTCAGGAGGCGGACGTGACGGTCAGCGCCCTGCACTCCCTCGACGCGCTCACCCGGCTGTTCGTCCGGCTCGGGCGCTCCGCGGCGGCACCGCTGCCACGGAGGGCCGGACCCTCCACACCGACGGGAGTCACCCCATGA
- a CDS encoding S28 family serine protease, giving the protein MRKALRGILSLAVLIGTVSATGASAGAATAAEPAAKQSNGSSSSESSNEDIKDRILAIPGMSLIEEKPYPGYRFFVLNYTQPVDHKHPSKGTFQQRITLLHKDTTRPTVFFTSGYNVSTNPSRSEPTQIIDGNQVSLEYRFFTPSRPAPADWSKLDIWQAASDQHRVFSALKKIYSKNWLTTGGSKGGMTATYFERFYPKDMDGVVAYVAPNDVVNDEDSAYDRFFARVGTKECRDRLAGVQREALVRREPLEKKFAAYADGNSLTFNTVGTLDKAYEAVVMDYVWAFWQYSLLADCETVPADAKNATDQEIWDSVDGISGFSAYADQGLETYTPYYYQAGTQLGSPDIEQPWLGNLSRYGYQPPRSFVPRSIPMKFKPAAMRDVDSWVRNNARHMLYVYGENDPWGAEPFRLGRGARDSYVYTVPGGNHGSKVAGLVADEKAKATAAVLRWAGVAPAAVQADPAKAKPLAKFDSRLDERDAELQRDQGTLRP; this is encoded by the coding sequence ATGCGCAAGGCGCTCAGAGGCATTCTGTCGCTCGCGGTGCTCATAGGCACAGTGAGTGCGACCGGTGCCTCGGCCGGTGCGGCCACCGCCGCGGAACCGGCCGCGAAGCAGAGCAACGGCTCCAGCAGCAGCGAGAGCAGCAACGAGGACATCAAGGACCGCATCCTGGCCATCCCGGGGATGAGCCTGATCGAGGAGAAGCCGTATCCCGGCTACCGCTTCTTCGTCCTGAACTACACCCAGCCGGTCGACCACAAGCACCCGTCCAAGGGCACCTTCCAGCAACGCATCACCCTGCTGCACAAGGACACGACCCGGCCGACGGTCTTCTTCACCAGCGGCTACAACGTCTCGACCAACCCGAGCCGCAGCGAGCCGACCCAGATCATCGACGGCAACCAGGTGTCCCTCGAATACCGGTTCTTCACCCCGTCCCGTCCGGCCCCCGCCGACTGGTCGAAGCTCGACATCTGGCAGGCCGCCAGCGACCAGCACCGCGTCTTCAGCGCGCTGAAGAAGATCTACTCCAAGAACTGGCTGACCACGGGCGGCTCCAAGGGCGGCATGACCGCCACCTACTTCGAGCGCTTCTACCCGAAGGACATGGACGGCGTCGTCGCCTACGTCGCCCCCAACGACGTGGTCAACGACGAGGACTCGGCCTACGACCGGTTCTTCGCCCGGGTCGGGACCAAGGAGTGCCGCGACCGGCTGGCCGGCGTCCAGCGCGAGGCCCTCGTCCGGCGCGAGCCGCTGGAGAAGAAGTTCGCGGCCTACGCCGACGGGAACAGCCTGACGTTCAACACCGTCGGCACGCTCGACAAGGCGTACGAAGCCGTCGTCATGGACTACGTCTGGGCGTTCTGGCAGTACAGCCTGCTCGCCGACTGCGAGACCGTCCCGGCCGACGCGAAGAACGCCACCGACCAGGAGATCTGGGACTCCGTCGACGGCATCTCGGGATTCTCCGCCTACGCCGACCAGGGCCTGGAGACCTACACGCCGTACTACTACCAGGCCGGCACCCAGCTCGGCTCGCCCGACATCGAGCAGCCCTGGCTCGGCAACCTGAGCCGCTACGGCTACCAGCCGCCGCGCTCCTTCGTGCCGCGCTCCATCCCCATGAAGTTCAAGCCCGCCGCCATGCGGGACGTGGACAGCTGGGTCAGGAACAACGCCCGTCACATGCTGTACGTCTACGGCGAGAACGACCCGTGGGGCGCCGAGCCCTTCCGGCTCGGCCGGGGCGCCCGTGACAGCTACGTCTACACGGTGCCCGGAGGCAACCACGGCTCGAAGGTCGCCGGGCTCGTCGCCGACGAGAAGGCGAAGGCCACCGCCGCCGTCCTGCGCTGGGCGGGGGTCGCGCCGGCGGCCGTCCAGGCCGACCCGGCGAAGGCGAAGCCCCTCGCGAAGTTCGACTCCCGGCTGGACGAGCGGGACGCCGAACTCCAGCGGGACCAGGGGACGCTGCGCCCGTAA
- a CDS encoding GAF domain-containing protein, whose translation MLTSPSFPAPGDAARHELLQSVVDVARAIFGAAASSVCLLDEEADELVFQAVSGEGEAFLVGRRFPAGRGIAGWVATSGEPMVVDDLSRNTSFDRSLAESTAYVPDALMAAPLISESRVLGVLEVLDPSPQARSGVRELDLLAMFARQAAAALRVLAPHTTAVGGRVLEGERREDALQLLGSLERLLRGTG comes from the coding sequence ATGCTCACCTCCCCGTCCTTCCCCGCCCCGGGCGACGCCGCCCGGCACGAGCTGCTCCAGTCGGTCGTCGACGTGGCGCGGGCGATCTTCGGTGCGGCCGCCAGCTCCGTCTGCCTGCTGGACGAGGAGGCGGACGAACTGGTCTTCCAGGCGGTCTCCGGCGAGGGTGAGGCGTTCCTGGTGGGGCGCAGGTTCCCCGCGGGTCGCGGCATCGCCGGCTGGGTGGCGACCTCGGGTGAGCCGATGGTGGTGGACGACCTGAGCCGGAACACGTCGTTCGACCGCTCGCTGGCGGAGTCCACCGCATACGTCCCGGACGCGTTGATGGCCGCCCCGCTGATCAGCGAGTCACGCGTCCTCGGGGTGCTGGAGGTGCTGGACCCCTCCCCCCAGGCACGGTCGGGTGTCCGTGAACTGGACCTGCTGGCGATGTTCGCCCGGCAGGCGGCGGCGGCGCTGCGGGTGCTCGCCCCGCACACGACGGCCGTCGGCGGGCGGGTGCTGGAGGGCGAACGGCGCGAGGACGCGCTTCAGTTGCTGGGCAGCCTGGAGCGACTGCTGCGGGGCACGGGCTGA
- a CDS encoding glycoside hydrolase family 3 protein → MHYRTSRRTLLTATAATAVAAVTGVAAVPGSAQASASGAASDRHLKRLIARMSLEEKVGQLFVMRVYGHSATAPDQADVDANMKEIGVRTAAELISTYHVGGIIYFAWAHNTRDPHQIADLSNGIQRAGLAGRVPLPLLVSTDQEHGIVCRVGEPATLLPGAMALGAGGSPSDARRAGLIAGAELAAMGINQNYAPDADVNVNPANPVIGVRSFGSDPESVAAMVAAQVKGYQGAGIASTAKHFPGHGDTSTDSHTGLPVITHTREQWAELDAPPFRAAVAAGIDSIMTAHIVVPALDPSEDPATLSRPILTGILREELGYDGVVVTDALGMEGVRTKYGDERVPVLALLAGVDQLLNPPDLKVAWNAVLNAVKSGEISEARIEESILRILRLKTRLGLFRDPYVTHRGVDRTVGVRSHLAAADRIAERTTTLLANDGSLLPLSRRSHRNILVVGADPASPSGTTGPPTTTLATAFGELGYTATALSTGTAPTQAKIDEAVAAATGKDAVVVGTYNVSATSSQRTLVRALVATGVPVITLAIRNPYDIAQLAGTGYAASLAAYSWTDVELRAAARVIAGRAEPGGRLPVPVQRADAPAQTLYPVGYGLSYRS, encoded by the coding sequence GTGCACTACCGCACCTCCAGGCGTACCCTCCTCACCGCGACGGCGGCCACGGCCGTGGCCGCCGTGACCGGAGTGGCAGCCGTTCCCGGCAGCGCCCAGGCATCCGCGTCCGGCGCGGCCTCCGACAGGCACCTCAAGCGGCTCATCGCCCGGATGAGCCTGGAGGAGAAGGTCGGCCAGCTCTTCGTGATGCGGGTGTACGGCCACTCCGCCACCGCGCCGGACCAGGCGGACGTCGACGCCAACATGAAGGAGATCGGGGTCCGCACGGCCGCCGAGCTGATCTCGACGTACCACGTCGGCGGGATCATCTACTTCGCCTGGGCGCACAACACCCGCGACCCGCACCAGATCGCGGACCTCTCCAACGGCATCCAGCGCGCGGGGCTCGCCGGACGCGTCCCGCTGCCGCTCCTCGTCTCCACGGACCAGGAGCACGGCATCGTGTGCCGCGTCGGGGAGCCGGCGACGCTGCTGCCCGGTGCCATGGCGCTGGGCGCCGGCGGTTCGCCTTCCGACGCGCGGAGGGCGGGCCTGATCGCCGGGGCCGAACTGGCGGCGATGGGCATCAACCAGAACTACGCGCCGGACGCGGACGTCAACGTGAACCCCGCCAACCCGGTCATCGGGGTGCGCTCCTTCGGCTCCGATCCCGAGTCCGTGGCCGCCATGGTGGCCGCCCAGGTGAAGGGTTATCAAGGCGCCGGGATCGCCTCGACGGCGAAGCACTTCCCCGGTCACGGCGACACCAGCACCGACAGTCACACCGGCCTCCCCGTCATCACCCACACACGGGAGCAGTGGGCGGAGCTGGACGCCCCGCCGTTCCGCGCCGCGGTGGCCGCCGGCATCGACTCGATCATGACGGCGCACATCGTGGTGCCGGCCCTCGACCCGTCCGAGGACCCGGCGACGCTGTCCCGCCCGATCCTCACCGGCATCCTGCGTGAGGAACTCGGTTACGACGGGGTCGTGGTCACCGACGCCCTGGGCATGGAGGGCGTCCGCACGAAGTACGGCGACGAGCGCGTCCCCGTCCTGGCGCTGCTGGCCGGTGTCGACCAGTTGCTCAACCCGCCGGACCTGAAGGTCGCCTGGAACGCGGTGCTGAACGCCGTGAAGAGCGGCGAGATCAGCGAGGCGCGCATCGAGGAATCGATCCTGCGCATCCTGCGGCTGAAGACAAGGCTCGGCCTGTTCCGCGACCCCTACGTCACCCACCGGGGGGTCGACCGCACGGTCGGAGTGAGGTCGCACCTCGCCGCGGCCGACCGGATCGCGGAACGGACGACCACGCTGCTCGCGAACGACGGTTCGCTGCTGCCGCTGTCCCGCCGCTCCCACCGGAACATCCTGGTGGTGGGGGCGGATCCGGCCTCACCGTCCGGGACGACGGGCCCTCCGACCACGACACTCGCCACGGCATTCGGGGAACTGGGGTACACGGCGACGGCGCTCTCGACCGGCACCGCTCCCACCCAGGCGAAGATCGACGAGGCGGTGGCCGCCGCCACGGGCAAGGACGCGGTGGTCGTGGGCACGTACAACGTGTCGGCGACGAGTTCTCAGCGCACTCTGGTCCGCGCGCTGGTGGCGACCGGCGTCCCGGTGATCACACTCGCGATCCGGAACCCCTACGACATCGCCCAGCTGGCGGGCACGGGGTATGCGGCGAGCCTCGCCGCCTACTCGTGGACGGACGTCGAACTGCGGGCCGCCGCACGGGTGATCGCGGGCCGGGCCGAGCCGGGCGGGCGGCTCCCGGTCCCGGTGCAGCGTGCGGACGCGCCCGCACAGACGCTGTACCCGGTCGGCTACGGGCTGTCGTACAGGTCCTGA
- a CDS encoding aroma-sacti cluster domain-containing protein produces MTRPSEGNGTPRAPGEGERPALPDALYEAGLPVDMLTDEQRLVLSELTEEELAVLLDIKSRLDAVEPEVQAHGEIAGGALF; encoded by the coding sequence ATGACCCGACCATCCGAAGGCAACGGCACCCCCCGGGCGCCCGGAGAGGGTGAACGGCCCGCGCTGCCCGACGCCCTGTACGAGGCCGGCCTGCCGGTGGACATGCTCACCGACGAACAGCGCCTCGTGCTCAGCGAGCTCACGGAGGAGGAGCTCGCCGTGCTGCTCGACATCAAGAGCCGGCTGGACGCGGTGGAACCCGAGGTCCAGGCCCACGGAGAGATCGCCGGCGGCGCCCTGTTCTGA
- a CDS encoding AAA family ATPase: protein MNCTTCRQDLPEDARFCSSCGTPCAVAAPPGEDERKPVTVLFCDLVGSTALSGVLDPETLRTVTLRYFEAMSAEIVARGGTPEKFIGDAVMAVFGVPVVREDDARRALAAALGMRDALAALNEELHATLGITLATRIGVNTGQVVAGGDASARQALVSGETVNIAARLEQNAGAGEILLGPDTLLAAGPTVSAEPTGPLRLKGKQDSVEAYRLLALGADDPELLRRFDVPFVGRRTERDALDAALSDTVRAGRAGLLRVVGEPGIGKTRLIREWLARRSASGVLSYGAGRCRGHGDQGTLTPLADALRALPGLVRQEATAADDAMALLSAGLLRDGTPNAPFEDMCAALATVLGRAARERPFVLVLDDTHEAAPLLTRAVERLADGSGPAGVLIVCAGRPDGTADPADCLQLTGLPREESVRLAGLLARLDGGAGPVDERLLSRAGGNPLYLEQLLVGGRADATGSGLPPTLQALLGARIGALARTERTMVGLAAVIGREFTSAELLLLETSARLAELRGPAAVNVSSADRAHRLALIEEVLVALTGRRLVEPGTGSEPAAYRFSSGLVHEVTYASLSKRAKADRHAWAAELPAVLRAGDGAVGGHLERACRYRTELGLLDDRTGRLRGRAAAALGRAGAQAASRSDLAWADDLLERAVELDPDDAGSVRRLGEVRVALGRTASGARLLRRVAGLESASVESAHARLALAVLDPSGPGPGLTATARAVLPVFEAAGDAVGRARSHLRLAQHLQQAGRHEEAARDQACALEQAVLAGAEPERAGALGAIGISLWRGPVPAPEAVARCLGLLDAHGEGRPTVRLTLNCPLAVLYALQDRPREAHACLAEAQELAGKLRFAEAEVFLPVFRAAVEALLGHAGSALELLAGADEAARRADAAGLRTTVALDAARIELDEGRPGRAAGWIAGMGEASELSPADAVDLNGLRGRLAAAAGRPAEAAGHADRAVRASLLTDSPLVRATAELDRARTLFALGRRAPALVSARAAREHFVSKGHLPGARRAAGCVPDEAMVTTTERS, encoded by the coding sequence ATGAACTGCACCACGTGCCGCCAGGACCTGCCGGAGGACGCCAGGTTCTGCTCGTCCTGCGGGACGCCGTGCGCCGTCGCCGCCCCGCCCGGGGAGGACGAACGCAAGCCGGTCACGGTGCTGTTCTGCGATCTCGTCGGCTCCACCGCACTGTCGGGGGTGCTGGACCCCGAAACCCTGCGCACGGTGACACTGCGGTACTTCGAGGCGATGAGCGCGGAGATCGTGGCCCGGGGCGGCACGCCGGAGAAGTTCATCGGCGACGCGGTGATGGCGGTGTTCGGTGTGCCGGTGGTGCGGGAGGACGACGCCCGGAGGGCGCTGGCCGCCGCTCTGGGCATGCGGGACGCCCTGGCCGCGCTCAACGAGGAGCTGCACGCCACCCTGGGCATCACGCTCGCCACCCGGATCGGTGTCAACACAGGCCAGGTGGTGGCCGGCGGCGACGCGTCGGCCCGTCAGGCGCTGGTGTCCGGTGAGACCGTGAACATCGCCGCGCGCCTGGAACAGAACGCCGGGGCCGGCGAGATCCTCCTCGGTCCGGACACGCTGCTCGCCGCCGGGCCCACGGTCTCCGCCGAGCCCACCGGGCCGCTCCGGCTGAAGGGCAAGCAGGACAGTGTGGAGGCCTACCGGCTGCTGGCCCTGGGGGCGGACGATCCGGAGCTGCTGCGCCGTTTCGACGTGCCCTTCGTCGGGCGCCGCACCGAGCGGGACGCCCTGGACGCCGCCCTGTCGGACACCGTTCGCGCGGGGCGGGCCGGGCTGCTGCGCGTCGTCGGCGAGCCCGGCATCGGCAAGACCCGGCTGATCCGGGAGTGGCTGGCCCGGCGGTCCGCTTCGGGGGTCCTCTCCTACGGCGCCGGCCGGTGCCGCGGACACGGGGACCAGGGCACGCTCACCCCCCTCGCCGACGCCCTGCGCGCCCTGCCGGGCCTCGTCCGCCAGGAGGCTACGGCGGCCGACGACGCGATGGCCCTGCTGTCCGCGGGCCTGCTGCGGGACGGTACGCCCAACGCCCCGTTCGAGGACATGTGCGCCGCGCTGGCGACGGTGCTGGGCCGTGCTGCCCGGGAGCGGCCCTTCGTGCTGGTGCTCGACGACACGCATGAGGCGGCGCCCCTGCTGACGCGCGCCGTGGAGCGGCTGGCGGACGGCTCGGGACCCGCAGGTGTGCTGATCGTCTGTGCGGGCCGGCCGGACGGGACGGCGGACCCCGCGGACTGCCTCCAGCTCACAGGACTGCCCCGCGAGGAGAGTGTGCGGCTCGCGGGCCTGCTGGCGCGGCTCGACGGGGGTGCGGGGCCGGTGGACGAGCGGCTCCTGTCCCGCGCCGGGGGCAATCCGCTCTACCTCGAACAGCTCCTGGTCGGCGGCCGGGCGGACGCAACCGGGTCCGGGCTGCCTCCCACGCTCCAGGCTCTGCTGGGCGCCCGGATCGGGGCACTGGCCCGGACCGAGCGGACCATGGTCGGCCTCGCCGCCGTGATCGGCCGCGAGTTCACCTCGGCGGAACTGCTGCTGCTGGAGACGTCCGCACGGCTGGCAGAACTGCGGGGGCCCGCGGCGGTGAACGTCTCCTCCGCCGACCGGGCGCACCGGCTGGCGCTCATCGAGGAGGTGCTGGTGGCGCTGACCGGGCGCCGGCTGGTGGAGCCGGGGACGGGGTCGGAGCCGGCGGCGTACCGGTTCAGCAGCGGGCTGGTGCACGAGGTGACGTACGCGTCGTTGTCCAAGCGCGCCAAGGCCGACCGTCATGCCTGGGCGGCCGAACTGCCCGCGGTGCTGCGGGCCGGTGACGGCGCCGTCGGCGGCCATCTCGAACGCGCATGCCGCTACCGGACGGAGCTCGGGCTGCTCGACGACCGGACCGGGCGGCTGCGCGGCCGTGCCGCCGCCGCGCTGGGCCGCGCCGGGGCCCAGGCGGCGTCCCGGTCGGACCTCGCCTGGGCGGACGACCTGCTGGAGCGGGCGGTCGAGCTGGATCCGGACGACGCGGGCTCGGTCCGCAGGCTCGGCGAGGTCCGGGTGGCGCTGGGGAGGACCGCGAGCGGGGCGCGACTGCTGCGCCGTGTGGCCGGGCTGGAGTCGGCGTCGGTGGAGTCCGCGCACGCCAGGCTGGCGCTCGCGGTGCTGGACCCCTCGGGTCCCGGCCCCGGGCTCACGGCGACGGCACGGGCGGTGCTGCCGGTCTTCGAGGCGGCGGGAGACGCGGTCGGCCGGGCCAGGTCCCATCTGAGGCTCGCCCAGCACCTCCAGCAGGCGGGCCGGCACGAGGAGGCGGCACGTGACCAGGCGTGTGCCCTGGAGCAGGCGGTCCTGGCCGGGGCGGAACCGGAACGGGCCGGGGCGCTCGGGGCCATCGGCATCTCCCTGTGGCGCGGTCCGGTGCCCGCCCCCGAGGCCGTGGCCCGCTGCCTCGGTCTGCTGGACGCACACGGGGAGGGCCGCCCGACGGTCAGGCTCACCCTGAACTGCCCCCTGGCGGTGCTGTACGCGCTCCAGGACCGGCCCCGCGAGGCGCACGCCTGCCTCGCCGAGGCCCAGGAGCTGGCCGGGAAACTGCGGTTCGCCGAGGCCGAGGTGTTCCTGCCCGTGTTCCGGGCCGCCGTCGAGGCACTGCTCGGACACGCCGGGTCGGCGCTGGAGCTGCTGGCCGGGGCCGACGAGGCGGCCCGGCGCGCCGACGCGGCGGGGCTGCGGACCACCGTGGCACTGGACGCGGCCCGGATCGAGCTGGACGAGGGCCGGCCCGGGCGGGCGGCCGGATGGATCGCGGGCATGGGGGAGGCGTCGGAGCTGAGCCCCGCCGACGCCGTCGACCTGAACGGACTCCGGGGCCGGCTGGCCGCCGCGGCCGGGCGGCCGGCGGAGGCTGCCGGTCACGCGGACCGGGCCGTGCGGGCGTCGCTGCTCACGGACTCCCCGCTGGTCCGGGCGACGGCCGAACTGGACCGGGCCCGCACCCTGTTCGCGCTGGGGCGGCGGGCCCCCGCGCTGGTCTCGGCGCGGGCGGCCCGGGAGCACTTCGTGAGCAAGGGGCATCTGCCGGGGGCCCGCCGGGCCGCCGGCTGTGTGCCGGACGAGGCCATGGTCACCACGACGGAGAGGAGCTGA
- a CDS encoding sugar phosphate isomerase/epimerase family protein codes for MKLAFSTLGVPGMPVADVVRLASGHGYQGVELRAHPEEPVHPGLGPAERAAVADEFKRGGVEILNVAGYAKVAAAGDDEPVLAELAGLVQLAHDLGAPYVRVFPGGGDQDPAEADAVAARRLGAAAPQAADLGVRILLETHDSHRAGADVARVVGTVGHGQIGAIWDVMHTWLAGEEPAASHAVLAPHLGYVQFKDIASAEDTTPLALGTGVLPLKACLDTLDPDSWVCWEYEKRWYPGAADLPELLTAGREHILRLGSPKQ; via the coding sequence GTGAAGCTCGCTTTCTCGACCCTCGGAGTACCGGGCATGCCCGTCGCGGACGTGGTGCGGCTCGCGTCCGGGCACGGCTACCAGGGGGTCGAACTGCGCGCCCACCCGGAGGAGCCGGTGCACCCCGGCCTCGGCCCGGCCGAACGGGCAGCAGTAGCGGACGAGTTCAAGCGCGGAGGCGTCGAGATCCTCAACGTCGCCGGGTATGCGAAGGTCGCCGCAGCGGGTGACGACGAGCCGGTGCTCGCGGAGCTCGCCGGACTGGTGCAGCTGGCCCACGACCTCGGGGCGCCGTATGTCCGGGTGTTCCCGGGAGGCGGGGACCAGGACCCCGCCGAGGCCGACGCCGTCGCCGCCCGCCGGCTGGGCGCCGCTGCCCCGCAGGCCGCGGACCTGGGTGTGCGCATCCTGCTGGAGACCCACGACTCGCACCGCGCCGGGGCCGACGTGGCCCGCGTGGTGGGGACCGTCGGGCACGGGCAGATCGGCGCGATTTGGGACGTCATGCACACCTGGCTGGCGGGCGAGGAGCCGGCCGCGAGCCATGCCGTGCTGGCGCCGCACCTGGGGTACGTCCAGTTCAAGGACATCGCGTCGGCCGAGGACACCACGCCGCTCGCACTCGGCACCGGGGTGCTGCCCCTGAAGGCGTGCCTGGACACGCTGGACCCGGACAGCTGGGTCTGCTGGGAGTACGAGAAGCGCTGGTACCCCGGGGCTGCCGACCTGCCGGAGCTGCTGACCGCAGGACGTGAGCACATCCTGCGGCTCGGCTCACCGAAGCAGTAG
- a CDS encoding S8 family peptidase → MGTVGTGTVPGQGLTWSLRGRGPDDVPVPADEGPPGGLPARQATGRGVRVCVVDSGVELDHPLVGRVESSWVVVKDPESGAVTVEPSATGDTCGHGTACAGIIRRTAPDCEIHSVRVLGERFSGTGEVLMAGLRWAVEQRFDVVNLSLSTTRARFAPELHGLADRAYFGRTVIVASAHNTPVESFPWRFASVISVGSHQEDDELHLYNPDPPVEFFGPGQNVSVPWLGGRTIRTTGNSFATPYVAGLCARVLSGHPRMTAFQLKNALYLSAANVHADPRPSTAAGDTRDDSEN, encoded by the coding sequence ATGGGAACCGTCGGAACAGGCACGGTCCCGGGGCAGGGACTCACCTGGAGCCTGCGCGGACGCGGCCCCGATGACGTACCCGTCCCCGCGGACGAGGGGCCGCCGGGCGGTCTGCCCGCGCGGCAGGCCACCGGGCGGGGGGTGCGGGTCTGCGTGGTGGACTCCGGTGTGGAGCTCGACCATCCGCTGGTGGGCCGGGTGGAGAGTTCCTGGGTGGTGGTCAAGGACCCGGAGAGCGGGGCGGTCACGGTCGAGCCGAGCGCCACCGGCGACACCTGCGGACACGGCACGGCGTGCGCGGGGATCATCCGCCGCACCGCGCCCGACTGCGAGATCCACAGCGTCCGGGTGCTGGGCGAGCGGTTCTCCGGCACCGGCGAGGTGCTGATGGCCGGGCTCCGCTGGGCCGTGGAGCAGCGCTTCGACGTGGTGAACCTGAGTCTGTCGACCACCCGCGCCCGGTTCGCCCCCGAGCTGCACGGCCTCGCCGACCGTGCCTACTTCGGCCGCACGGTGATCGTCGCCTCGGCGCACAACACCCCTGTGGAGAGCTTCCCCTGGCGGTTCGCCTCGGTGATCTCGGTGGGCAGCCACCAGGAGGACGACGAGCTGCACCTCTACAACCCGGACCCCCCGGTGGAGTTCTTCGGGCCGGGACAGAACGTGTCCGTTCCGTGGCTGGGCGGCCGGACGATCCGCACCACCGGGAACAGCTTCGCCACCCCGTACGTCGCGGGTCTCTGCGCCCGCGTCCTCTCCGGGCATCCCCGGATGACGGCTTTCCAGCTCAAGAACGCCCTCTACCTCTCCGCGGCCAATGTGCACGCGGACCCGCGTCCTTCCACAGCGGCAGGAGACACCCGTGACGACTCCGAGAACTGA
- a CDS encoding radical SAM protein, translating into MELGELVGRRPFPAAGLLLGLTRRCPLSCAHCSTGSSLTTREEPDAGRLVRFVGSFTRENRPDVVMLTGGEPLLLPALVEELSARARAAGSRTALLSGMFFARSREIPPPVLRAVRGVDHFSASLDAHHEREIPRADVFRAVHRIRETGVAVSFHLTGTGADDPYLADITRAVDTEFGGQVPSLVNEVRAFGRAASWAAPARTGPPAGTVSPCAMAAWPVVAFDGAVLACCNQDTVDLRPAPAHLYLGHVDTDDWATVRGRALESPVLRMIRTVGPAHLAARAGASPDGTSYCHGCRALGSDHRVADEARSVAAGPVGALLDLTAARRGAAEGPVGVVRHHGCAAYAPLVVARVPAGDGSR; encoded by the coding sequence ATGGAACTCGGCGAACTCGTCGGACGGCGGCCCTTCCCCGCCGCCGGCCTGCTGCTCGGCCTCACCCGGCGCTGCCCGCTGAGCTGCGCCCACTGCTCGACCGGCTCGTCCCTGACGACGCGGGAGGAACCGGACGCGGGCCGTCTGGTGCGCTTCGTCGGCTCGTTCACCCGGGAGAACCGTCCCGACGTGGTGATGCTGACCGGTGGGGAACCGCTGCTGCTGCCCGCGCTCGTCGAGGAGCTGAGCGCCCGCGCCAGAGCCGCCGGGTCACGTACGGCGCTGCTCAGCGGCATGTTCTTCGCCCGCTCCCGGGAGATCCCGCCGCCGGTCCTGCGCGCGGTCAGGGGCGTGGATCACTTCTCCGCCAGCCTCGACGCCCACCACGAGCGGGAGATCCCCCGGGCCGACGTGTTCCGCGCGGTGCACCGGATCCGGGAGACGGGTGTGGCGGTGAGTTTCCACCTCACAGGTACGGGTGCCGACGACCCCTACCTCGCCGACATCACCCGCGCCGTCGACACGGAGTTCGGCGGCCAGGTCCCCTCGCTGGTCAACGAGGTGCGGGCGTTCGGCCGGGCCGCCTCCTGGGCCGCTCCCGCCCGTACCGGTCCGCCGGCCGGCACGGTGTCCCCGTGCGCGATGGCCGCCTGGCCGGTGGTCGCCTTCGACGGCGCGGTGCTGGCCTGCTGCAACCAGGACACCGTGGACCTGCGGCCGGCCCCCGCGCACCTGTACCTCGGGCACGTCGACACCGACGACTGGGCGACCGTGCGCGGCCGGGCCCTGGAGTCACCGGTGCTGCGCATGATCCGTACGGTCGGCCCCGCCCATCTGGCCGCGCGCGCCGGGGCCTCTCCCGACGGCACCTCGTACTGCCACGGCTGCCGGGCCCTGGGATCGGACCACAGGGTCGCCGACGAGGCCCGTTCGGTGGCGGCGGGTCCCGTCGGGGCGCTGCTGGACCTGACCGCGGCGCGCCGCGGGGCGGCGGAGGGCCCGGTGGGCGTCGTGCGGCACCACGGCTGTGCCGCGTACGCACCCCTCGTCGTGGCCCGTGTTCCCGCCGGGGACGGTTCCCGGTGA